CCGGTCGGCGTCGAGGTGGTCGCGGACGACGGGCGCGAAGCCGCTCGCGTCGAACGACGCGACGACCTGCCCGAAGTGCCCCTGGCCGGGCAGGACGAGGGCGTCCGCCCCCTTCGCGACCTCGGGATCGGCGCTCGTGATGGGCGCCAGGCCGGCCGCAGCGAGCGCCTTCGCGACGCTGTGCAGGTTGCCGGCCCCGTAATCGATCAGGACCGTTCGCACCTCAAAGGACCCCTTTGGTGCTGGGCACCGCGTCGCCCGTCACCCGCACCGCGTCGCGCAAGGCGCGCGCGAACGCCTTCGCGACCGCCTCGGCCACGTGATGCGTCTCGCGGCCCGCCAGGACCCGTACGTGGATCGTCGCGCCGGCGTGGTTCGCGAAGCCGCGGAGGAACTCCCGCAGGTGGTGGACGGTGAAGCCGTGCGCGTCCCCCTCGAACCCGCTCGGGTCGAACGCGAGGTACGGCCGACCGCTCAGGTCCACGACCACGTGCGCGAGGGTTTCGTCCATCGGGACCCACGCGTCGCCGTACCGTTCGATGCCGAGCGAATCACCGAGCGCGTCGCGCACGACGGCGCCCATCGTGATGCCGACGTCCTCGGCGAGGTGGTGGACGTCGACGCTGGCCTCGTCCCCGTGCGCCGTGACCTGCAACCCCAGGCGGCCGTGCCGCGCGACGGCGTCCAGCAGGTGGGCGAGGAACCCGTGCCCGACGTCGAGGCGGGCGTCGCCCCCGTCGAGGTCGAGCGCGAGACGCACGTCGGTCTCGCGGGTGGTGCGGTGACGATCGGCGGATCTAGCCACGGGGGGCCTCCGAAGGGACGGCCGCGTCGAGCGCGGCGAGGAAGGCGTCGTTCTCGTCCGGCGTCCCGACGCTGACGCGGAGC
The Trueperaceae bacterium DNA segment above includes these coding regions:
- the hisB gene encoding imidazoleglycerol-phosphate dehydratase HisB is translated as MARSADRHRTTRETDVRLALDLDGGDARLDVGHGFLAHLLDAVARHGRLGLQVTAHGDEASVDVHHLAEDVGITMGAVVRDALGDSLGIERYGDAWVPMDETLAHVVVDLSGRPYLAFDPSGFEGDAHGFTVHHLREFLRGFANHAGATIHVRVLAGRETHHVAEAVAKAFARALRDAVRVTGDAVPSTKGVL